One window of the Populus nigra chromosome 4, ddPopNigr1.1, whole genome shotgun sequence genome contains the following:
- the LOC133691182 gene encoding uncharacterized protein LOC133691182 isoform X1, giving the protein MSDQENGLQEDPQWLELKLPRLLYTDTVQGLHATIQSEWDSLRRSACQTAAGRALWKHVIHDPFADLLAGETYLKSFHEKIKNDRLKNARETSGVILAVRTLWFDSKIEAALSSFNGEGQVVLLGAGMDARAYRLSCLKESDVFEVDFPEVLEVKTTLLKAATETIDEHLHPRITAKSLNRVAADIRNNDWLEKLQISGFVPEKNTVWVLEGILYYLSHSHAMQVLSIIADKGALARTVLLADFMNKPSTTLSNSIFHFYSDWPDHLLPSLGFSHVKLSQLGDPDAHFGLMNDPLNLFNKLRSLPRSVQTHPDDGTPCCRLYLVEASGLPSQSNQ; this is encoded by the exons atgtcAGACCAGGAAAACGGTTTGCAGGAGGACCCGCAATGGCTAGAGCTCAAGCTCCCACGTTTGCTGTATACCGATACAGTTCAGGGACTCCACGCAACAATCCAAAGTGAGTGGGACTCTCTCCGACGGTCGGCGTGCCAAACGGCAGCTGGAAGAGCCCTGTGGAAACATGTGATCCATGACCCTTTTGCAGACTTGCTAGCAGGAGAGACATATCTCAAAAGCTTTCATGAGAAGATAAAGAATGACCGCCTAAAAAATGCTCGGGAAACTTCAGGGGTGATTCTTGCAGTTCGGACACTCTGGTTTGATTCGAAAATTGAAGCTGCTCTAAGCTCCTTTAATGGTGAGGGACAGGTTGTTCTCCTTGGCGCAG GAATGGATGCAAGGGCATACCGTCTAAGCTGCTTGAAGGAAAGTGACGTCTTTGAGGTTGATTTTCCTGAAGTTCTAGAGGTGAAGACCACTCTTCTAAAGGCTGCGACGGAAACAATAGATGAACACCTGCATCCAAGAATAACAGCAAAATCCCTAAACAGAGTAGCAGCTGACATTAGAAATAATGACTGGCTTGAAAAGCTTCAGATATCAGGGTTTGTGCCAGAGAAGAACACAGTCTGGGTACTAGAAGGTATCCTCTACTACCTCTCCCATTCCCACGCCATGCAAGTACTAAGTATCATAGCTGATAAAGGTGCACTTGCCCGCACAGTGCTCTTGGCGGATTTCATGAACAAACCatcaaccacactgtcaaattCCATCTTCCACTTCTACAGTGATTGGCCCGATCATCTACTTCCATCTCTAGGATTCTCTCACGTAAAGCTTTCACAGCTTGGTGATCCTGATGCTCATTTTGGACTCATGAACGACCCTTTGAATCTGTTCAACAAGCTTCGCAGCTTGCCCAGGTCAGTGCAAACCCACCCGGATGATGGAACACCATGCTGTCGCTTATATTTGGTAGAGGCTTCTGGTTTGCCCAGTCAAAGTAACCAATAG
- the LOC133691182 gene encoding uncharacterized protein LOC133691182 isoform X2 has translation MSDQENGLQEDPQWLELKLPRLLYTDTVQGLHATIQSEWDSLRRSACQTAAGRALWKHVIHDPFADLLAGETYLKSFHEKIKNDRLKNARETSGVILAVRTLWFDSKIEAALSSFNGEGQVVLLGAGMDARAYRLSCLKESDVFEVDFPEVLEVKTTLLKAATETIDEHLHPRITAKSLNRVAADIRNNDWLEKLQISGFVPEKNTVWVLEVLLADFMNKPSTTLSNSIFHFYSDWPDHLLPSLGFSHVKLSQLGDPDAHFGLMNDPLNLFNKLRSLPRSVQTHPDDGTPCCRLYLVEASGLPSQSNQ, from the exons atgtcAGACCAGGAAAACGGTTTGCAGGAGGACCCGCAATGGCTAGAGCTCAAGCTCCCACGTTTGCTGTATACCGATACAGTTCAGGGACTCCACGCAACAATCCAAAGTGAGTGGGACTCTCTCCGACGGTCGGCGTGCCAAACGGCAGCTGGAAGAGCCCTGTGGAAACATGTGATCCATGACCCTTTTGCAGACTTGCTAGCAGGAGAGACATATCTCAAAAGCTTTCATGAGAAGATAAAGAATGACCGCCTAAAAAATGCTCGGGAAACTTCAGGGGTGATTCTTGCAGTTCGGACACTCTGGTTTGATTCGAAAATTGAAGCTGCTCTAAGCTCCTTTAATGGTGAGGGACAGGTTGTTCTCCTTGGCGCAG GAATGGATGCAAGGGCATACCGTCTAAGCTGCTTGAAGGAAAGTGACGTCTTTGAGGTTGATTTTCCTGAAGTTCTAGAGGTGAAGACCACTCTTCTAAAGGCTGCGACGGAAACAATAGATGAACACCTGCATCCAAGAATAACAGCAAAATCCCTAAACAGAGTAGCAGCTGACATTAGAAATAATGACTGGCTTGAAAAGCTTCAGATATCAGGGTTTGTGCCAGAGAAGAACACAGTCTGGGTACTAGAAG TGCTCTTGGCGGATTTCATGAACAAACCatcaaccacactgtcaaattCCATCTTCCACTTCTACAGTGATTGGCCCGATCATCTACTTCCATCTCTAGGATTCTCTCACGTAAAGCTTTCACAGCTTGGTGATCCTGATGCTCATTTTGGACTCATGAACGACCCTTTGAATCTGTTCAACAAGCTTCGCAGCTTGCCCAGGTCAGTGCAAACCCACCCGGATGATGGAACACCATGCTGTCGCTTATATTTGGTAGAGGCTTCTGGTTTGCCCAGTCAAAGTAACCAATAG